The sequence AGACCATGCCGCGATTGGCATGAGGCCAACGCACCAGTGCTTCAGCGCCTACTTGTTGTCCTGCCGCATTAACTTGTGGTTGAAGGTAAACTTTCAGTTGATTGAGGCTTATTGCCAGACGCAATTCATTTTCCAGCTGGAAGCGTTCAATGATGGCCTCGCTGAGCGCGGATTCAAAAATGACAGTCTGGCCTTCGCCTTTTGCTTTGGCCTGATTCAAGGCGATATCGGCCTCACGAAGGACATCAATGGCAGTTTCCGTGGATGATTTGGGGAATAAATTGATCCCAATGCAGATGTCCAGATAAATGGTTTCGCCGTTTATGATGATGCCTTCCCGCAGTGTCGCGCGCATTCTCTCGGAAGTGGTTGCTGCTTCACGCATTCCGTTCTTTATGTCAGAGGATGCATTTTTTTGGAGAATGGCAAATTCGTCTGAATCAAGTCTAGCTAATAAATCATTAGGGTTCATGCATTGCTCAAGCTTCATGGCGAAGGATTTGAGCAGGTCATCGCCCATAGCCATTCCTCTTACTTCATTAATGCTTTTAAACCGGTCGATATCAATAAGAATAACGTTTGCAAAATGACCGTCCTGGTAAGCTTGTTCCAGCGTTTGTTCCATTTGTTTGAGAAACTGCGCCCGGTTTGCCAGATTCGTCAACGGGTCGGACCATGAGAGACGTTCAGCGGTATGTTGTGCGCGCTTAATGTCGCTAAGGTCCGAAAATATAGCGGTGTAATGGGTGATGTTGCCGAGTTCATCCTTAATGGTACTGATAGTTTGTATAACAGGGAAAACTTCACCGTTAAGACGACTGCAGAGCATTTCGCCACTCCATAGCCCTTTGGTCATCAGTGAGGTCAAAACACCTCTCAGAAAATCTTTGGAATGCAGGCCAAAGCAAAATTTAAGCGGGTCTTTATCCAGGACATCTTCTTCTTTAAAACCGGTGATACTCAGAAACGAAGGGTTTACGGCGACTATTTTCGGTGTCGCATCGGATACGACAATGGCTTCTCCGGTGGTTTCAAATACACGGGTGGCCAGTCTTTGTCGTTCTGCCGCCTTTCTAATTTCGGTAATATCCCTGCCGACCACCACCAGGCCTTTGCGTCTGCCATCCTCATGAAATAACGGGACTTTTACTATATCGAATATGAGTGGGCTAGTGCCGGGGCGATGAATGGTTTCCTCTCTTCTGAGCATGACGCCGGATTGCCAGGCCTTTTCATCACTGGCTTCGCAGGCAAGAAAGGCATCTTTATAAAAAGTTTGGTATTCGGCTAATTCGGAATCTTTTTTGCCCCGATAATCGACGTTTTCCAGTTGAAATAATTTCAGATCAAAAGTGTTGGCTTCAAGCCAGCGTCCTTCAGCGTCTTTAAAACAGACAATGTCGGGCATGGCGTTAATCAGCGTACGTAATTGGGAGCCGGTTTCGGCGAGTCGTTGTTCCAACTGGTTACGGCTGATGGCATAGCTGATGGAGCGGATCAGTGCTTCACCGTCATAGCTACCCTTAACCAGGTAATCCTGAACCCCTAATGTTAACGCTTGCAGTGCCAATTCATTATTTTCGTGACCGGTTAACACGATGATGGGAATGGAATGCGCTTCTTTTAATAAGGCCTCCACTGTTTTGATGCTGTTAGAGTCAGGCAGGGAAAGGTCAAGCAACAGAACCTGGGGAAGCTGCTTTTCCAGTTTTATCTTGGCTTCCGCCAGATGAGTTACCCAGATCACATCAAATATAATATCCCGGCTCATTCTTAACGCGGAACTTATCAGGTGAGCATCACCGGGGTCGTCCTCGACCAGCATGATTTGGCAAGCGTTAGAAGGAATCATTAGAGCGAATTAAAAACCCATTGTTTTTTATTGGAAGAGACTGGCTGATCGTTTCTTTTAAAGTAAATAGATTAGAGGCCATTATAGTTAAGTAAAGCTATTTTAGTAGCCGGTTCTGCCTTGAAACTTCGGCGCTCAATTTATATTGACTTGCAGTTACCTGATTTAACAGCATTGTTCATCGGTTCTTATGACGAGCTCACCCTGCTTTGTTAAGGCAGTCTTAAGTTATCATATAAACAGTTAATTCTGTCTTTGCCGATACTTTCTAATGAAATAAAATTTAAACCGAATAAGTTTTAAATGAGTTAAAAAGGGTACAATGTGATGATTTCAGAATAGCATTTGTTTGTGAGCTTAAAAACGTAACTATTCAGCGGAGCAACAAAATTAAGGTGATGCACCGCTTAGGTTGCGGTTGGCGACAGCCAACCCAATATTTCAAGGCCATAGCGTTAACTGTTGGGTTGCGAAAAGCAGGCAGCCTAACCTAAGCTGAAATAATTACAAAAAAACAAATCAGTCGAGGAAGTTACAAAGTTAGCGTTACGTTTTCCGGGCAGATGCGCTTTCGTTTGGTTTAAATTTATAACAGATAAGGTATTGTTTTGGTACAAAAGGTTATTCGCATAGCGACCCGTAAAAGCCCATTGGCATTATGGCAGGCAGAGCATGTTGCCGAACGTTTGAAAGCAGCATTTCCCGGTTTACAAACTGAGTTTGTAAAAATGACTACCAAGGGCGATAAGTTGTTGGATGCGCCTCTTGCCAAAGTCGGTGGAAAAGGTCTTTTTGTTAAGGAGTTGGAGCAGGGCATGCTGGAAGGGATAGCGGATATTGCTGTTCATTCCATGAAGGATGTGCCTGTGGAATTTCCTGAGGGACTTCATTTGGCTGCAATTTTGACGCGGGAAGACCCTACCGATGCGTTTGTGTCGAATCACTTTCGTTCTCTGGATGATTTGCCGTCAAACGCAAAAATTGGTACATCCAGTTTGCGCCGTCAGTGCCAGATTAAAGAAAAATTTCCGGACTCGGAGATTTTATCGTTACGGGGCAATGTCAATACCCGGCTGGCTAAACTGGATGCCGGTGAATTCGATGCCATCATTCTGGCTTCAGCCGGTCTTAAACGTTTGGGCATGGGGGATCGCATCACCGCCTGTCTTGACCCTGCGCAGAGTTTACCCGCTATCGGGCAAGGCGCGATTGGCATAGAGTGCAGAATTGACGATGCGGAACTCAACCGTTTGCTGCAGACGCTGCATGATCCGGACACCACTATCTGCGTTCGCGCCGAGCGAGCCATGAACAAGCGCCTGAATGGTGGATGTCAGGTGCCGATAGCCGGTTTTGCAGAATTGGCGGGTAACCATCTGACTATGCGGGGCTTGGTCGGCAGCCCTGATGGCACTGTTTTATACAGGGCGGAACGTTCCGGTTCTGCCGAAGAGGCCGAGGCAATTGGAAAAGCGATTGCCGAAGACTTGCTGGCAAATGGCGCCGATGAGATTCTAAGGGAATTGCTGGCTTGAAACGCTCACAGGGCATTCTGATAACACGTCCGGTTCATCAGGCTGAAAAGCTGTGCAGTTTGGTGTATGAAGCGGGTTTTCTGCCCATTCGGTTTCCTGTTCTGGACATAGTCCCTACACAAAAGAGTGATCAGGCAAGCC comes from Methylicorpusculum oleiharenae and encodes:
- a CDS encoding EAL domain-containing protein, whose translation is MIPSNACQIMLVEDDPGDAHLISSALRMSRDIIFDVIWVTHLAEAKIKLEKQLPQVLLLDLSLPDSNSIKTVEALLKEAHSIPIIVLTGHENNELALQALTLGVQDYLVKGSYDGEALIRSISYAISRNQLEQRLAETGSQLRTLINAMPDIVCFKDAEGRWLEANTFDLKLFQLENVDYRGKKDSELAEYQTFYKDAFLACEASDEKAWQSGVMLRREETIHRPGTSPLIFDIVKVPLFHEDGRRKGLVVVGRDITEIRKAAERQRLATRVFETTGEAIVVSDATPKIVAVNPSFLSITGFKEEDVLDKDPLKFCFGLHSKDFLRGVLTSLMTKGLWSGEMLCSRLNGEVFPVIQTISTIKDELGNITHYTAIFSDLSDIKRAQHTAERLSWSDPLTNLANRAQFLKQMEQTLEQAYQDGHFANVILIDIDRFKSINEVRGMAMGDDLLKSFAMKLEQCMNPNDLLARLDSDEFAILQKNASSDIKNGMREAATTSERMRATLREGIIINGETIYLDICIGINLFPKSSTETAIDVLREADIALNQAKAKGEGQTVIFESALSEAIIERFQLENELRLAISLNQLKVYLQPQVNAAGQQVGAEALVRWPHANRGMVFPNQFIPLAEASNLIIALDRWVLTEVCQLLARLEQENLGLRISVNISPRHFDQADFVDKVLQIMTSAGANPALLVLEVTESLVINDINEVAEKMSSLTALGVHFSMDDFGTGYSSLSYLKRLPIQEIKIDKSFIQDILTNSSDAALVETIIAVAKHLNLRIVAEGVETKHQADFLNTLGHVVHQGYFFGRPEPVDCWLKKFNRLEQSLP
- the hemC gene encoding hydroxymethylbilane synthase; translated protein: MVQKVIRIATRKSPLALWQAEHVAERLKAAFPGLQTEFVKMTTKGDKLLDAPLAKVGGKGLFVKELEQGMLEGIADIAVHSMKDVPVEFPEGLHLAAILTREDPTDAFVSNHFRSLDDLPSNAKIGTSSLRRQCQIKEKFPDSEILSLRGNVNTRLAKLDAGEFDAIILASAGLKRLGMGDRITACLDPAQSLPAIGQGAIGIECRIDDAELNRLLQTLHDPDTTICVRAERAMNKRLNGGCQVPIAGFAELAGNHLTMRGLVGSPDGTVLYRAERSGSAEEAEAIGKAIAEDLLANGADEILRELLA